In the Nerophis ophidion isolate RoL-2023_Sa linkage group LG19, RoL_Noph_v1.0, whole genome shotgun sequence genome, acattcacacatacattcacacactgatggagggagctgccatgcaaggcgccaaccagcacccatcaggagcaagggtgaagtgtcttgctcaggacacaacggacgtgacgaggttggtactaggtgggaattgaaccagggacgctcgggttgcgcacggccactcttccactgcgccacgccgtctcaatttcgttttggctacATGCCTCCATactctaaccatccgtttcaatacatgcgtaatctgttgaatcgcttaagacgctaaaatccgagtctgaatccgagctaatgtcgctatatcttgctgtagcatcactggatgacgtcacaggaaaacggacggtggcttcacagatagcgaaaatcaggcactttaaagctttttttttagggatattccgggatgggtaaaattttgaaaaaaacttcggaaaataaaataagccactgggaactgatttttattggttttaacccttctgatattgggataatgttcccctttaaaataattagcgccctggcggcaattcaaggaaatacagtaaacaaaaatattttcatattttatttatttactttattatgtgtgtatatttttgtattaagaaaaatataataaaaatactttgaaaagaaaagaaaaaatgtgctttgggtcagaaaaggttaaaaaacactgtttaaaagggGTTTATGtgtatgttttatgtatgtgtgtagtctAGTCCACCAACCTTTTTACTCTTATGATCTGGTCTCTCATGGGTTTTATGTCCTGGAAGCTCTGCTGGTTGACCAGGCTGTAGACCAGGATGAACCCTTGGCCGTTCTTGATGTAGAGGTCCCGCATGGAGGCGAACTGCTCGGTACCGGCGGTGTCGAGGATCTCCAGCACCGACGGCGAGGAGTCCACCTCGATCTCCTTGCGGTAGAAGTCCTCTATGGTGGGGTCGTACTTCTCAATGAACGTCCCGGTGACAAACTGCACCGTCAGGGCGGACTTGCCCACCCCTCCGCTGCCCAGGACCACCACTTTGTACTCACGCATCGTGTCACTCAGTCGAGCCGTGGACCGGTCACCATTTTAGGGGCGCCTGTTCGACGACGACGACGCGGTGCGAGCTGGCCGCGCTCTCGGCTACGGCGGCGCACGAAGACCCGCTGCTCCGACGCGGGGCTCCATTGTGGCAATTTCGCCCCCGAGCAGGCCACGCGTTTGACGGCTACGCCACCATCCGGAATGTGGAGGGTTGGAAGGagggaaatatgtttttttcgcGTGTTAAAAACTAagttgctgttaaaaaaaaaaggaaaaacgcgcgtttttaaaaaattttttttttttagcaaacgcAGTTATAAAAACATAAAGATACTTTAACTATATATTCCTAGTTCTCCGCCCCGCTCCGGTGCAATGCCAGCCGCCATAGTCTCGGGTGGAGACCCACGGCCGCCGCGTTAAAGCACGCACCCCCCCAACTGGTCCGCTCTCGGCTGCCGTAGGGAGGCTGAACCGGCCCGCGCAAGGTCCCGCCCACTTCTGGTGATTGACGTGTGAGGACACCAATGGCGGCCTGAGCAGCGCGCTGCCTTTGAATGGGAGCCGAGAGGGATTGGATGCTTCTACTATTTCCGTTCATGTgtttagaaaatatatatttaaaaaaaataaataaataaataaaagaaaactaCCATCATTCGGTTGCCCTAGTGACACCCGAGCAGCACCCGTCCAATCACGGAAGCAGCTCGGGGACGTGTATCCAAGAGGAGGACAATGAGCCGGATGTTGTTGCCATGGTAACGCTGCATCGTCATTGTCTGTCCATATTTGAGAATGGCGTCTTCATTTATTGATACTCGCAATTACATTGGCATCATTTTATGCCTGATACACGTACTCTAATTAGGCATATTTGCATAATATATGACATCACTGTTAATGGTAGTTCGaattatttggctccaaaatatTGGAAACATTTTTCAGGATGATGCAATTACATTTTTGCTAAGTGTtggaattctaaaatgaatcatGTTTAATGACTGAAACAtatttaaagggctactgaaatgagtctttcttattcaaacggggatagcaggtccattctatgtgtcatacttgatcatttcgcgatattgccatatttttgctgaaaggatttagtagagaacatcgacgataaagttcgcaacttttggtcgctaataaaaaagccttgcctgtaccggaagtagcagacgatgtgcctgtgatgtcacgggttgtagggctcctcacattgtttacaaccatggccaccagcagctagagcgattttgaccaaaaaaagagacaatttcaacattaatttgagcgaggatgaaagatttgtggatgaggaaatttagagtgaaggaccagattttttttttttttaaagtaaaaaaataaataaaaaaaggtgattgcgattctgagcaattcagatgtttttagacacatttactaggttaattctgggaaatcccttatctgccttaGTGAGTGAAAAAGTACCTtagagtcggaggggtgtggccgcgggtgtgttgacgccagagtctccgaggaaagtcacgaagctgcagcaggacagaagctccgctgatctccggtaagagccgacttattaccacaattttctcacggaaaactgccggttgacatgtagtcgggatccatgttcgcttgatatgatccacagtaaagcttcacctctgggaattttaaacaaggaaccgccgtgtttatgtggctaaaagcttctcacctccatctttctactttgacttctccattattaattgaacaaattgcaaaagattcagcaacacagatgtccagaatactgtgtaattatgcgattaaagcagactacttatagcttggatcggactGGAAAACAATGTCCGCtacatcatacgagtcatcataccgcgacgttttcaacacgacactttgcgggaaatttaaaattgcaatttagtaaattaaaaaggctgtattggcatgtgttgcaatgttaatatttcatcattgatatataaactatcagactgcgtggtcggtagtagtgggtttcagtaggcctttaatgggattatttggctccaaaatatTGGAAACATTACTCAGCATGACGCaattacattgttattctgaagctaactgtggagggggcgtggcctgcgggcctgcagcaaagcagcatgttgccaggaccggcctcgaaatcagtgacaggtgcgtagatggcccacctgggccttgttatctaatcacctgtcgctctgttataatcAACAGCCAGGAGgggagacagggttggggctggagccagagcacgagtgaggacgaaagaggaaaagacaattgctggaaagcaactgagagaaaaataaaataaaacaatattgtagccctaaaacaggctcttggtggtctgaagaacccccaggagggcaagccccacactaaccaataataaataaattacttcttaccattaatgcaacttcttgaacataaaaatgcatgagaaggttttatattttgaacgttatttttaacactgtgattacaagtggaattattcattacttatcctgttaagcaacgtcagctcagatttatccgagagccagatgcagtcatcaaaagagccacatctggctctagagccataggttccctacccctgtcctagatgTAAATCCACTTATTATGCATTTAATTCTGTCCAACTTTATAACATAATAAAGTCAAATATCTGTGacaatacaagtttttttttttttttttaatcgctgCAACAACAGAGATGAACAACTATGACTAACAAGTAGTCTAATTAGGCACATTTGCATAATATATGGCATTATTGTCCATAGCTTATCATTATTTTGATTAGTGTGGATTTTAATGGCAGTTTGaattatttggctccaaaatatTGGAAACCTTTCTCAGcaataaataattacatttttgccAACTGCAGGAATTCTAAAATGTATCATGTTTAATGACTGAAACGTGTTTAAACTAATCAAAATACAAGACAAAAtgtattgggggaaaaaaaacacagtatGACAGCATTGCCTTTACTTGACAGtgtttattgacattttttttccatattttttttttacagaatttagaAATCACTATTCACATGAAATGGATAATTACACAACAGTAAATCAAGCTTCACTATTTATGAGAGAATGCATTTTAAAGTTAGGTCCGGTGTTAAAAGCTGCAGATGACACTGGTACCTTTTTTATCAACATCAATTTTAATGTGACCATTTATAGCagtatgacatcatcatcatcatcagtgcAGCCATCATTTACCCCAAATCTTCCTTTATTTGGATTTCAAAGCAATCAAATGTGTGTAATGAAGACTAAGGCAAATATGACAAAAAGCATCTTGACTGCTGTGAAAGTGCTTTTAAAGAAATGTTTCCATCAGTCAGTTGCAcagaacattctttttttttttttttttgtctgggcAAGCAAAATGTAACTTTTTGGTAGCAGGTAAAATGTATTTTGAAATAATAACAAAACCTTTGTTTCCTAACAATAAACTTGAAACCTGGTGGGTTGAGTGGATTAATTGCTGCAATGTGTGAAAAATTGCACATCTTTGATGTAAATCCACATATTATGCATTTAATTCTGTCCAACTTCAGAACATAATAAAGTCAAATATCTGTGACAATACaagctaatgtttttttttttttttcgaatcgCTGCAACAACAGAGACAAACAACTATGACTAACAAGATAaggattccccccccccccccccccccccccccccccccccccacttacAATGCACTTTGTTACGTCAACCACCCTACAGCCTTTCGGAGCTCCAAAAACCTGAACACCAATGACGACTTTTATGGAGGCAAAGAGATAATTTCCCTCTTTTTGGGAGGAATCTCAACAAAAAGTCCGCTTTAAGAAGTTACATTCACAGagtaaatatgttttagtgtCTTCTTGTTTAaagttacatacatacatacagacagcaACAATAAAATCCAAAGTATTCACAATAAAAAGAGAACATCATGGAGAGGAAATAAAAGAATAACTTCTTAAGTAAGATTGTATGGATCAAACATACTCAGTCTGTGACAAAATAACGTTTAAATTTGCTTAACAGAACTCATACGATGATTCAAGTAACCTAACTACACGTCACATTCTTCCTTAAACTCTAATTATCTGCACGTTTAACTATTAAGAAAATATGCTGGGGAAGAAAACTACAAACTCATCTTAAATaggaaatacaattaaaaataaggAATAGCTAATAATGAGGGTACATATAGACTCGCGAAGTCTTCACAAAGTATTTAAGACGTCTTTCTACATCTGATTTAAATAGATTCAACACGTCAAGCTCATCTAAAGCTCCTTAAAATGACAACTCTTTAGGCACTTGTAACATTCAAATAAGACAGTGTTCGAACAGTTGGAGTTACAGTCCCACACCGTGGTCACACTTCACTTGGACTAAAATACATTTAACTAAAGGAAATTCAACGGGTAAAGACATTCTAAGTAGCTTGTTTTTCCACAATGGAGGAGAACAAGAAAGGTTGAGTCTCAGCCTTCGCAGAGCATGAGCAGTGACGTTTGATTGGGTTATGCAGTATTCAATATCGGCAAACAGACTTTCTATGCAATGCAAAGGCACGCCAGGTGgtgggtggggtggggtgggggctgGATGGGAGCACTGCTGTACGCTTAGGGCCGTACAGTCCTGCGGGACTTCATCTCTAAGAGCATATGGATATAAGTTAAATATATAAGTGCTTTTcactagtttctttaaaataatttGAATCTGGCACAAGGTAAAACAATCATTACATTTGTATGAAGCATCCAAGGAAGTTGAACAATCTCTAACATGGCGACCAAACCATGTGTACGCACATCTGATTTGACTATTTACATCGTTACAATGTCAGGACATAACAATAATGTTTGTACCGATAGCTGTTAGTATAGATTGTGTATATCATCCGGTACATTACCTTAATTTGGAGGTACAGTATTTCtgcatcttttttttcccccaaattgctctggggggggggttgtataAATATGATGCATATTACAACAACTTTACAGGTGCCACGCACAATCGGGAAATGAGCTAGTGTATTGTTTACTCCTTCCTATTGAGTGGTGATGCATTCAGCATGCTTGCTGCAGGTGACGTGCGCTGTGAGCACAGTATGTACACACCGGTTGTTGCTTTTCCACTGCGGCGTTGTGGCACGGAGACCTGGTGGTTACTTCAGAATGATCTGTTTCAGAGgaggagacaaaaaaaacattattgcaACGCAATAAAGATGAAAGGCAAAGAGTACGATttgattagatcaggggtgtcaaagtcaaggcccgcggacTAGAATTAATTATCAATGGTACCTGGGATGATATTTCATTAgtacctgctgctgttttgcacgcaccaatattccatcagtgttggcgctaggaattttcaaaatggggtcctacagtacatttttggggtctcgcttttttgtaaccgttttgaaaacaaatgataaatgtcacGGCGCGGTCTCGAACCCTCAATTCTCCCGCAGCAAGATTCTCCAACATTCTgtctggcagcatgccaggacacgcccccgcacgCACCGAATGCTTTAACACCCACGCTTCTCCGCAGCTGCAGACTgtcagcaatcagcgcacctggtggGATTCAGGAGGACAGCATAAAGACCAATCGCTCCATGGAATCTACGCCGGAACGTTGTTAACTCTCAGTAGTAAGCATTACGTCTCTGGCTTTCCTCTCCTCTTGTTCTCCGTGTCCCTTTTTGTCTTGTTGACTCATGTCCCTTGTCTCCCTCACAGTGCCCGCCTTGTTCTGTGTACTTGAGCTCTGTACCTTGACCTCCATCCGGATTTTGGaatgcctccctcgatcctcgacccttgCCTGGACATGGACCTTGTTGCTTTTCTCCTGCCTGTCCCCTGACTTCCTTTGTGCCTCGCCCTCTTGGACTGACAAAGATTTCACCCATCATGCACATACAACATCCTCTTGTATTATTTACATGGTTAATTTCACACTTAGTCCTGCAACCAACACAGAGTAGCATACACCTCCCCTACAATCATCAAAGGTCTCAAACTTGGTAAGCTGAGCTTtttcgtggtgtcgtctccttcctcccctcacgtacataacagatgtgaattgtgtgaattatatttatatagcgcttttctcaagtgactcaaagcgctttacatagtgacacccaatatctaagttacatttaaaccagtgtgggtggcactgggagcaggtgggtaaagtgtcttgcccaaagacacaacggcagtaactaggatggcacaagcgggaatcgaacctgcaaccctcaagttgctggcacggccactct is a window encoding:
- the LOC133537899 gene encoding ras-related protein Rap-2a, translating into MREYKVVVLGSGGVGKSALTVQFVTGTFIEKYDPTIEDFYRKEIEVDSSPSVLEILDTAGTEQFASMRDLYIKNGQGFILVYSLVNQQSFQDIKPMRDQIIRVKRYEKVPVILVGNKVDLESEREVSSSEGQALAEEWGCPFIETSAKSKTMVDELFAEIVRQMDFAAQPDKDDPCCSSCNIQ